The Mytilus trossulus isolate FHL-02 chromosome 3, PNRI_Mtr1.1.1.hap1, whole genome shotgun sequence genome contains a region encoding:
- the LOC134711125 gene encoding cholecystokinin receptor type A-like yields MNSSSTVSDWNRDLATQLIPNSIFLVLYLSLGIIGNSLVIAVYRFRMKHQSEDRFFIPVLAVCDVTACTVCASMAIALNMMQAKFTGNILCKFLWFFAASTTFMSILLLTIIAINRYLKVCRPFGKQMSTFTKRAALLFAFCFSFLLGAPSAFLYGSVEFSSPDMNLTGRRCSKLKDVSKIASLAYSVLIAVVLLSAVSILIVLYGKIGCKIFTHFKHRNIEIKAMIQTTSTSDSRSQDVAATPSTDQDTIKLDTSSDPHQHAVIESHDLPAEDCNIESHDFTAEDCNIGTDSKLLNRGTDSRNENKKTPKLFTSEELNRNSALCTPSMYKFTLMFMIITVIFLICYIPKIFLIAMEGRDSQFWENLSSSERAGLLFLYRLYILNNVVNPFIYAFMDMKFQNEAKKLLKCIL; encoded by the exons atgaatagTTCGAGTACTGTGTCCGATTGGAACAGAGATTTAGCCACACAACTGATTCCTAATTCTATTTTTCTAGTGTTGTATTTATCTCTTGGTATTATTGGAAATAGCTTGGTAATTGCAGTTTACAGATTCAGAATGAAACATCAATCCGAGGACAGGTTCTTTATTCCAGTATTGGCGGTATGTGACGTAACAGCTTGTACAGTGTGTGCGTCTATGGCAATTGCTTTAAACATGATGCAGGCAAAGTTCACAGGCAACATTTTATGCAAATTTCTTTGGTTTTTTGCAGCGTCTACCACAtttatgtcaattttgttgCTGACTATTATAGCGATAAATAGATACCTCAAAGTTTGTCGTCCTTTTGGAAAACAGATGTCAACTTTTACCAAGAGGGCAGCACTGTTGTTtgcgttttgtttttctttcctaTTAGGTGCACCTAGTGCATTTCTCTATGGATCTGTAGAGTTTTCTAGTCCTGATATGAATCTTACAGGACGCCGATGTAGCAAGCTCAAAGATGTCAGTAAGATTGCATCGCTCGCTTATAGTGTACTAATTGCAGTAGTTTTGTTGAGCGCTGTCAGTATTCTTATTGTACTATATGGAAAAATTGGATGCAAAATTTTTACACACTTTAAACATAGAAACATAGAAATAAAAGCCATGATTCAAACGACAAGCACAAGCGACTCTCGATCACAAGACGTTGCAGCGACTCCATCAACAGATCAAGATACTATTAAACTAGACACGTCGTCTGATCCACACCAACATGCCGTTATTGAAAGTCATGACTTGCCAGCTgaagactgtaacattgaaagTCATGACTTTACAGCTGAAGACTGTAACATTGGCACAGACTCAAAATTACTAAACAGGGGCACAGATTCAAGAAATGAGAATAAGAAAACACCAAAGCTTTTCACCTCTGAGGAACTAAATCGAA ACTCAGCTTTGTGCACGCCGTCTATGTACAAATTCACACTAATGTTTATGataataactgtaatatttcttATTTGCTATATtcccaaaatatttttgatagcTATGGAAGGTAGAGATTCTCAGTTTTGGGAAAACCTCTCCAGTAGTGAGAGAGCTGGTTTACTCTTTCTGTATCGATTGTATATTCTAAATAATGTCGTTAATCCATTTATTTATGCTTTCATGGATATGAAGTTTCAGAACGAGGCAAAGAAATTacttaaatgtatattatag